One Caenibius sp. WL genomic window, AGCGGATCGCCGACAAGGGCGGGCTGCGCAGCCAGTTCGGCCACGTGAACGACATCGCCCCCACCATTCTCGAAGCCGCCGGGATCGCGGTGCCGAAAGTGGTGAACGGCATCGCCCAGAAGCCGATGAACGGCACCAGCCTGATGTACAGCTTCGGCGATCCGAAAGCGCCCGAACGGCACACCACGCAATATTTCGAAGTTTTCGGCAACCGCGCGATCTATCACGATGGCTGGATGGCTTCGGCGTTCCACGACCGGTTGCCGTGGAACGTGATTTCGAGCGGCAACAAACCCTTCGATCAGGACAAGTGGGAACTCTATGACCTGCGCAAGGATTTCTCGCAGGCGACCGATCTGGCCGCGACCTATCCGGCGAAGCTCGAAGAACTCAAAGCGCTGTTCCTCAAGGAAGCGGAAGCCAACAATGTGCTGCCGCTGAAAGGCCAGCAACTCGACAACGGCGGCCTGCCCGATCTGGCCCGGGGCGTGACCCGCGCGACCTATCACGAAGGCGCGATCAGCGTGCCGGAAAAGGCCGTGCCGCACATGATGAACCGTTCGTGGTCGCTGCTGTCGGATATCGGCGTGAAGGATGGCACCCGCGGCGTGATCGCCACGATCGGCGGCACGGCGGCGGGCTGGTCGCTCTATCTCGATGCCGAACGACGGCCCAGATTCACCTATCGCCTGTTCGAAGTGAAGACGGTCGATCTCAAGGGCGCGCCGCTGGCGCCCGGCGCCAACACGCTGCGCGTCGATTTCGATTATGATGGTAAAGGCTATGCCAAAGGAGGCAAGCTGACGCTGTCGGTCAACGGCCAGCCGGTGGCGAGCGACACCCTACCCGCATCGCCGCCGTCGATGTTCTCGATCAACGAGACGTTCGATGTCGGCACCGATACCGGATCGGCAGCGGGCAAATACCCCGTCGATGCGCCGCTCGGCTATGCTTTCGAACAGGGCAAGATCGACCAGGTGACGATCGAACTGCGCTGATCGCGGCGCACACAGTCTGACCGCCCCACCACGGGGCGGTCAGCTGCCATCCTGCCTCTCAGGCTAGCCCTTCGGCCTTGAGCGCGGCCTGCACCGCCGGGCGGGCGGCCACACGCGCGCGGAACGCCTCCAGCGCCGCAAAGCCCGACAGGTCGATACCGACCATGCCGGCCCAGTTGGAGATCACGAAAGCATAGATATCGGCCACGCTGTAGGCGTCGTTCGCCAGCCACTCGCTGGCGGTGAGCGCCTCGTTCATATCCACGAAATGCCCGGTCAGCTTGGCACTGACAGCCTGCTTGAACGCATCCGGCGCGCCCGGGTTGAACAGCACGGAAAAGCCCTTGTGCAGTTCGGTGGCCAGATGGTTCAACCATTCAAGCACGCGATAGCGCGGCAAATCGAGAGCCTGCGGGATCAGTGCGCCGCCGCCCGCCTTGTCCGCCACATATTGCAGCAGCACCGCGCCTTCGGTCAGCACCTGGCCATCGTCCAGTTCGAGCGCGGGCAGCGCCCCGCGCGGATTGACGGCACGATAATCGCCGCCATCCTCCAACTGCTTGGTCATGATATCGACCCGGGCCATAGCGAACGGCTGGCCGGTTTCGCGCAGGGCAATATGCACCGCGAGAGAGCATGAGCCGGGGGTCCAGTAAAGTTTCATCGGATCGGTCCTGTTTGTTATTGGGGTGTGCACAGCAGGCACGAACGCCGCACATGCCGCAAGGGGGATGTTCACCGCATCCTTACAAAAGCGACAACACAGCGGGATATTGCACCTGTGCTGGCCGCTATCTCTCATTACAGGCCAGCAAAAGGGGCGCTGCCCTGCGGCAACGCCCCCGACGGTTCTTCCAGCGAAGCGTGTTACTCGGCTGCTTCGGCCTGAACCAGCTGCGCCGATTGCGCGCCTTCGCTCCACACATCGGATTCGGCATTGGTGTCGACTTCCTCAACCCCTTTCATCCCGATATGCGCGCGGGCATCGGCCTTCGACATGCCGAGGATCGGTTCCATCTTGCGCAGGAACCACGGATCGGATTCGCGGCCCACGCGCATACCGTTGGTGATATGCCGCGACATCGCGGGCCAGGTCGATGGATAATGGATGATCGTGCGCATCAGCGTGGGCAATGCCATCACCGCCAGCAGCGTGCTGAGTTCACCTGCCAGTTCCGGATCGTCGAAATAGGCGAAATAGCCTTCGATGCGCATGAACAGCGGTGTCGTTTCGCCAAGGAAATCGAAGCCCGCGCCGCCCAGAAGGTGATCGAAATCATGCGTCTGGCCGGTGCGCAGATCCCAGTAATCGAGCATGCTCTGCGGACGCCAGCCGGGATTCATTTCAATCCGCGGATCGAGCACGATCTCGAAATTGTTCGCGGTGAGGTAGTGGTAATATTCCCCGCCCGCCGTGTTCGGCCCATAAACCTTCAGATCTTCGCGGGTATAGGTCGAGATGAACCCTTCCTCGAAGTAATCGCCCAGTTCGGTCTTGGTCTTGCACTGATCGGCCAGCATCTCGTTGATCCGCTTTTCATCGCGGATTTCGTAGAGCGCCTGAAACAGCTTCGGCAGGCCGTACGTGATCGGCATGTCGCGGCCATTCCGCCGCAGCGATTCCTGCATCACATATTCGCGGATATCCGGGTGATTGAGGAATTTGGATGAGCTGACAAGGCGGGACGATTCGGTGGGAATCTCCTGCAACCCGCGCATGAAATAGGGAATATAGTCGTCCATTGGGTCCTCTCCATTTTCGTTGTGTTCGTGATCGGGGCTTCTGTTCTGATTGTCGGCGAAGCGCCCTGAACGGGGCCGGGTTCGCCCGGCCCCGTGAGTAGTGTCTTATTCCGCCGCCTGCGCGTACTGGAACTCCGGCGCGGGCGCGAGGAACTGCCCCGGCCGCGTGCCGGTGGCGCCGTTGCGGTCGAACGTGGGGGTGCCGTTCACCAGCGTCAGGCGCATCGGCGCCGGATCGCGGGTGTAGCGCCAGGTGATCCCGCCCATGCCATCGGGCGCATCGAAAATCTTGCGCTCCTCGCGCCGTTCGATCTCGTCCATATGGAACACGGTGATATCCGCCGGATTGCCCACGGCCAGAACGCCGCGGCCCTGCAGGTTGAAATGCTCGGCCAGCTTGCCCGTCTGCACGTGCACGGCTTCCTCGATCGTGATCTTGCCCTGCCGGACATAGTACGTGAAGTAGAGCATGTTTTCGCCCGGGCCGCAGAACATCTGCGCATGGGCCCCGGCATCCGACACGTTGCCGACCGACTTGGGATCGCGGATCAGTTCCAGGATCACTTCCTCGTTCATCGGGAACGGCGCCATGTGGACGGTGGATTTCACGCCGTTGCGCAGAATCCAGTCGGCCATCGCGTCCGAGCGATGCTCGATCCCGGTCATCTTCATGTAATCGACCAGCGTGAGATTCATCGGGCCCACGCCGTTGTCCGAATTGCGCAGCAACAGGCGGTCGGGATTGTTCATCGGGGCATGGGCCCAGGCCTTGGTGTCCCAGCTTTCGCGGGCACGCGCGCGCCAGTCCGGATCAGCGAGCAGGCGTTCCTTCTCTTCCCAACTGTCGGCGGTGACAACTTCGTGCCACACGAAATCGCCCGACTGGGCGAAGATCAGCGACTTGGTAAGCGAGAGCGTGTTGGTGGGCGAGACATGGGTGTAAGCCGTCCAGAAGTCGCGGCCTTCGGCCTTGAGCTTCTCGTGCTGCTGCTTGAGATCGTCCAGAATCGTCTTCTGGAATTCCAGCGTCGGCAATCCGCCCCACTGGATGCGGACATCGAGGCCCTGGGACAGCCGGTCGAAACGTTCCAGCGCCGCCGGGCAGGTCAGCCGGATGAAGGTGTCCATCACGATCTGGCACACCGTGCCTGGATGACGGGCGAGCACTTCGAGCAGCGCGCGGTATTCCTTGTCCTCGGCCGCGAACGTCGGCACCGGGCGTTCGTCGCCGTCATAGTCGAGCTGGTTCGTCGACAGGCCCATCGCACCCGCCTTGCACGCATCGTCGAGCAGTTCGCACATCCGCGCGATTTCCTCGTCCGTCGCGGCGCGCGTCCATCCGTCCATGCCCATCACCGCCAGGCGAATGGCAATATGGCCGACAAATGCCGCATAGTTCAGCGGCAACTTGACCTTGGAAGTCATCGACGCCTTGTATTCGGACCACTTGCGCCAGTCCCACGGCAGTTCGTTGACGAAAGCTTCCTTGTCGATATCCTCGAAGAAGGCGAAAATGCCGACGATTTCATC contains:
- the gstA gene encoding glutathione transferase GstA; this encodes MKLYWTPGSCSLAVHIALRETGQPFAMARVDIMTKQLEDGGDYRAVNPRGALPALELDDGQVLTEGAVLLQYVADKAGGGALIPQALDLPRYRVLEWLNHLATELHKGFSVLFNPGAPDAFKQAVSAKLTGHFVDMNEALTASEWLANDAYSVADIYAFVISNWAGMVGIDLSGFAALEAFRARVAARPAVQAALKAEGLA
- a CDS encoding amidohydrolase family protein — its product is MAEILIKGGTVVDGTLAPAYAADVRVSGDRVVEIGADLAARPGEEVVDAAGCYVTPGFIEPHTHFDATMWWQDDLNPLPGYGATTIVMGNCGFSPAPISDDMNVRDEIVGIFAFFEDIDKEAFVNELPWDWRKWSEYKASMTSKVKLPLNYAAFVGHIAIRLAVMGMDGWTRAATDEEIARMCELLDDACKAGAMGLSTNQLDYDGDERPVPTFAAEDKEYRALLEVLARHPGTVCQIVMDTFIRLTCPAALERFDRLSQGLDVRIQWGGLPTLEFQKTILDDLKQQHEKLKAEGRDFWTAYTHVSPTNTLSLTKSLIFAQSGDFVWHEVVTADSWEEKERLLADPDWRARARESWDTKAWAHAPMNNPDRLLLRNSDNGVGPMNLTLVDYMKMTGIEHRSDAMADWILRNGVKSTVHMAPFPMNEEVILELIRDPKSVGNVSDAGAHAQMFCGPGENMLYFTYYVRQGKITIEEAVHVQTGKLAEHFNLQGRGVLAVGNPADITVFHMDEIERREERKIFDAPDGMGGITWRYTRDPAPMRLTLVNGTPTFDRNGATGTRPGQFLAPAPEFQYAQAAE